The proteins below come from a single Rosa rugosa chromosome 2, drRosRugo1.1, whole genome shotgun sequence genomic window:
- the LOC133733526 gene encoding COBRA-like protein 10: MKRAWRVLTPMFILFAFEFSNFTIAQDYGDDDQQPAAPPPAQDNCNGIFLAYYFISRHKIYPLLKNADKQAWAFNSTATIINTGSYELKAWKIYIGFQHKEILVAANGAVLVNGEDFPAEVGTNGTYFSGAQQTDLKTSISTGGDYTQIQAQIQISGTQFGLKSSVTPMPKTIRLVNDGFKCPSPTKKKTALTVCCVRNPKSKVTTNTVKFLPRQKGDLSISYDVIQAYGNNYQAQVTMESTSPLGRLDHWNISWEWMRGEFIYNMKGAYTHKMDYLPCIYGAPGQQYQQMDFSKVMNCEKNPTIADLPRERSNDSEVGRIPYCCRNGSLLSPIMNVTQSKSVFQLQVFKLAPDLERTTLYPPEKWKVSGVISADYKCGQPIRVDPTEFPDPSGLQASTLAIASWQVICNITRPQNKKNKCCVSFSSYYNESVIPCNTCACGCTNTKNCNPSARAMFLPPEALLVPFENRSTMAEAWAKIKHFHKPKPLPCGDNCGVSINWHVLSDYNDGWTARITLFNWMPMNFEDWFTAVEMKKGGGRGFENAYSMNGTKISNMNNIIFLQGLKGMNFLVMQTNGTKPNSPKVPGKQQSVISFKKSRTPGIEVAKGDGFPAKVFFNGEECSLPTSIPSYGNRNHVNLVVVFFLSILSTFAM; this comes from the exons ATGAAAAGGGCTTGGAGGGTTCTAACACCCATGTTTATCTTGTTTGCTTTTGAATTCTCTAATTTCACCATAGCTCAAGATTATGGTGATGATGATCAACAACCAGCTGCACCACCCCCGGCACAAGACAATTGCAATGGGATCTTTCTAGCCTACTACTTCATTTCGCGCCACAAAATATACCCTCTCCTCAAGAATGCAGACAAGCAAGCATGGGCCTTCAATTCCACGGCGACCATAATCAACACCGGCTCTTACGAACTCAAAGCATGGAAGATTTATATAGGTTTTCAACACAAAGAGATTCTAGTTGCTGCGAATGGAGCGGTTCTAGTGAATGGTGAGGATTTCCCGGCTGAGGTTGGAACTAATGGGACTTATTTTTCTGGTGCCCAACAGACAGATTTGAAAACCTCAATTAGCACAGGCGGAGATTATACCCAAATTCAAGCCCAGATACAAATAAGTGGCACTCAATTCGGGCTCAAGTCATCTGTGACCCCAATGCCTAAAACAATACGCCTCGTTAACGATGGATTCAAGTGCCCCTCACCAACCAAAAAAA AGACAGCACTTACTGTTTGTTGCGTTAGGAATCCGAAAAGCAAGGTCACTACCAACACGGTCAAGTTCTTACCTCGCCAAAAGGGTGATCTATCAATCTCTTATGATGTAATTCAAGCATATGGGAACAATTATCAAGCTCAGGTGACAATGGAGAGCACTAGCCCTTTGGGTCGTTTGGACCATTGGAACATAAGCTGGGAATGGATGAGAGGAGAATTCATATACAATATGAAAGGAGCTTATACACATAAAATGGACTATCTGCCTTGCATTTATGGTGCTCCTGGACAACAATACCAACAGATGGACTTTTCGAAGGTTATGAACTGCGAAAAGAATCCCACCATCGCTGACCTTCCCAGGGAGAGATCAAACGACTCTGAAGTCGGAAGGATACCTTATTGTTGTAGAAATGGTAGTCTCTTGTCTCCCATAATGAACGTAACCCAATCCAAGTCTGTTTTCCAATTGCAAGTGTTCAAGCTAGCTCCTGACTTGGAACGAACAACATTGTACCCTCCGGAAAAATGGAAAGTTTCAGGGGTAATTAGTGCTGATTACAAATGCGGGCAACCTATTAGGGTTGATCCTACTGAATTTCCAGACCCAAGTGGTCTTCAAGCTTCAACATTAGCAATTGCAAGCTGGCAAGTAATTTGCAACATCACAAGGcctcaaaataagaaaaataagtGTTGTGTTTCATTCTCTTCTTACTACAATGAATCTGTCATACCCTGCAACACATGTGCCTGTGGCTGTACTAACACTAAAAATTGCAACCCTTCTGCCCGAGCCATGTTTCTACCTCCTGAAGCTCTTCTTGTACCGTTTGAAAATAGGTCAACCATGGCGGAAGCTTGGGCGAAAATCAAGCATTTTCATAAGCCCAAGCCACTACCTTGTGGTGACAATTGTGGAGTTAGCATCAATTGGCATGTGCTATCAGATTACAATGATGGATGGACAGCTAGAATCACATTGTTCAATTGGATGCCAATGAATTTCGAAGATTGGTTTACCGCAGTCGAAATGAAGAAGGGTGGTGGACGTGGCTTTGAAAATGCTTACTCTATGAATGGGACCAAAATTTCTAATATGAATAACATCATCTTCCTCCAAGGTTTAAAGGGCATGAATTTTTTGGTGATGCAGACAAATGGAACAAAGCCTAATAGTCCCAAGGTTCCTGGAAAGCAGCAATCTGTGATTTCTTTTAAAAAGTCTCGTACACCGGGCATAGAAGTAGCCAAAGGGGATGGCTTTCCTGCAAAAGTGTTTTTCAATGGGGAAGAATGTTCGCTTCCTACTTCAATTCCATCATATGGAAACCGGAATCATGTAAATTTGGTAGTTGTATTTTTCCTTTCAATTTTGAGTACTTTTGCTATGTAA